A stretch of Komagataella phaffii GS115 chromosome 2, complete sequence DNA encodes these proteins:
- a CDS encoding Phosphoribosyl-glycinamide transformylase, catalyzes a step in the 'de novo' purine nucleotide biosy, translating into MTPKILVLISGNGSNLQALINAKEQGQLKAEISLVISSSSKAFGIERARKHNIPVRVHELKSYYQGIPKEEKAKRAEKRNDFDQDLVKIILSEKPDLVVCAGWMLILGEKFLQPLQEKNISIINLHPSLPGAFEGINAIERSYNAGQNGEITKGGIMIHRVILEVDRGQPLIVREIDVIKGETLESWEARIHSLEHQAIVDGTNKALDELK; encoded by the coding sequence ATGACGCCTAAGATATTAGTACTCATTTCTGGTAATGGAAGCAACCTCCAGGCTCTCATTAATGCCAAGGAGCAAGGCCAGCTGAAAGCAGAAATATCTTTGGTCATATCCTCAAGTAGTAAGGCATTTGGCATCGAAAGAGCCAGGAAACACAACATTCCAGTCCGAGTGCATGAGCTGAAGTCATACTACCAGGGAATTCCCAAAGAGGAGAAAGCCAAACGAGCCGAAAAGAGAAACGATTTTGATCAAGACCTGGTCAAGATCATATTGAGCGAGAAGCCTGATCTTGTTGTTTGTGCCGGCTGGATGCTTATACTAGGTGAAAAATTCTTACAACCTTTACAAGAGAAGAACATCTCCATCATAAACTTGCATCCATCCTTGCCTGGAGCCTTTGAGGGAATTAATGCAATCGAAAGATCTTATAATGCCGGTCAGAATGGCGAAATTACTAAGGGTGGTATCATGATCCATCGGGTTATTCTGGAGGTTGATAGAGGACAACCTCTCATAGTGAGAGAAATAGATGTTATCAAAGGAGAGACGCTAGAGTCGTGGGAGGCAAGAATCCATTCTTTAGAACACCAAGCAATAGTGGATGGAACTAACAAGGCATTGGACGAGTTGAAATAA